One region of Ananas comosus cultivar F153 linkage group 9, ASM154086v1, whole genome shotgun sequence genomic DNA includes:
- the LOC109715626 gene encoding zinc finger protein 4-like yields the protein MEPPPAPAPPSAPSLSLALSAAGSPTAAEEEKEDHRGADVKLFPCLFCNKKFLKSQALGGHQNAHKKERSVGGLQSDLDLYLPPAYPTAGPTAFQLASHSCRSAPPAYDGGSSCFWGYANSSYAAAGGTARFAAHLPLLASVSSNRAMSAAADPPVGPDELFDLLNWQRGSHHHHHHPHHSNVDPSLPPPRQNQHQHQQNSSEDEPELDLTLRL from the coding sequence ATGGAACCAccaccagcaccagcaccacCTTCCGCCCCCAGCCTCTCTCTCGCCTTGTCTGCTGCGGGCTCTCCGacagcggcggaggaggagaaggaggatcATCGCGGGGCGGACGTGAAGCTGTTCCCCTGCCTGTTCTGCAACAAGAAGTTCCTGAAATCGCAGGCGCTGGGGGGACACCAGAACGCgcacaagaaggagaggagcgTCGGCGGCCTGCAGTCCGACCTCGACCTCTACCTCCCTCCTGCATACCCGACGGCCGGGCCGACCGCCTTCCAGCTCGCCTCCCATTCGTGCCGATCGGCGCCGCCCGCGTACGACGGCGGCAGCTCGTGCTTCTGGGGCTACGCCAACAGCTCCTACGCCGCCGCCGGCGGCACCGCCCGCTTCGCCGCCCACCTGCCGCTGCTCGCCTCCGTCAGCTCCAACCGCGCAatgtccgccgccgccgacccccCCGTCGGCCCCGACGAGCTCTTCGATCTCCTCAACTGGCAACGCGgctcccaccaccaccaccaccacccccaccaCTCCAACGTCGACCCATCCCTCCCACCACCACGCCAAaaccaacaccaacaccaacaaAATAGTAGTGAGGATGAGCCCGAGCTCGATCTCACATTAAGactctaa